A single window of Cryptococcus neoformans var. neoformans JEC21 chromosome 3 sequence DNA harbors:
- a CDS encoding tryptophan 2,3-dioxygenase, putative gives MFPPHTPSSRLAPSISLPPNHFLSLAPSFTQPNALYPSGAPSTSSAASNGLAPNTASLASADFEVDVRTGFLPATKNVERLSGEYEVWEEALDAARGSAVGGGVMLGGKREKDQLWRAGVESLPVVATDDLRASLPHLRRAHLVLTFLAHFYVHTTPLPGPSAQKEPTSIPPCISIPLLAVSPLLGLPPILTYADTVLWNFLPLNSLIAPSAFSNPPNRIITTFTNTRSEEQFYLISALCEIAGAEALGLMRQSLDELFIADEKALRRVTIYLKKLADQIDRISDITMTLMNEVDPEEFYHLIRPWFRGGDADGPGSVGWDYLGLAADNANVVAGTHEAESASTEGRRGKLFSGPSAGQSSLIHAIDIFLTVDHSPTEEERREAMEAAENRPEQSGVFIKMNSSPVNASTAPSASKPHGHSHGSIAPPVSNSNPSAAAPKSEATFLQRMLAYMPLPHRSFLIHLSTHPTPLRPLVLHFAASHPTLVQAYDGALESLRRFRERHMRVVSKFIVQQARRKPGERIRRLTGMEMEDDEDESTMANAGELRGTGGTALFKFLKRCRDNTTKAMLQPTGAGYELK, from the exons ATGTTCCCACCACACACACCTTCGTCCAGACTCGCACCCTCTATCTCTCTTCCGCCAAACCATTTCTTGTCCCTTgctccttccttcacccAGCCTAATGCCCTTTACCCTTCCGGCGCGCCTTCGACTTCGTCTGCCGCCTCAAATGGTCTGGCACCCAATACTGCTTCTCTTGCATCAGCCGATTTTGAAGTCGATGTCCGTACCGGGTTCCTTCCGGCGACGAAGAATGTAGAACGACTCAGTGGAGAGTATGAGGTATGGGAGGAAGCGTTGGACGCGGCCCGAGGCAGCGCAGTGGGTGGCGGAGTGATGCTGGGTGGCAAACGGGAGAAGGATCAGTTATGGCGTGCAGGTGTCGAATCT TTACCGGTAGTGGCGACGGATGATCTTCGGGCATCACTGCCGCATCTGCGAAGGGCGCACCTTGTCCTCACGTTCCTCGCCCACTTTTACGTACACACAACCCCTCTCCCCGGCCCTTCAGCCCAGAAAGAGCCCACCTCCATTCCCCCTTGCATCTCCATCCCCCTTCTCGCCGTATCTCCACTTTTGGGCCTTCCACCTATCCTCACCTATGCGGACACCGTTCTCTGGaacttccttccccttaACTCCCTCATCGCCCCCTCGGCTTTCTCTAACCCACCCAACCGCATTATCACCACATTTACAAATACCCGTTCCGAAGAACAATTCTATCTCATTTCAGCCCTTTGCGAGATTGCCGGAGCTGAAGCCCTTGGTCTAATGCGACAGTCACTGGACGAGCTGTTTATTGCCGATGAAAAGGCCCTTCGCAGAGTCACCATCTATCTCAAAAAACTTGCGGATCAAATTGATCGCATCAGTGATATTACCATGACGCTCATGAATGAAGTAGATCCAGAGGAGTTCTATCACCTCATCCGTCCTTGGTTCCGCGGTGGCGATGCGGATGGGCCTGGAAGTGTTGGTTGGGATTATCTTGGACTCGCTGCGGACAACGCCAACGTTGTCGCAGGCACTCACGAGGCGGAGAGCGCCAGTACGGAAGGTCGCAGGGGTAAACTTTTTTCGGGTCCCAGTGCCGGACAGAGTTCTCTCATTCACGCCATTGACATTTTCCTCACCGTTGATCACTCTCCgactgaagaagagagaagagaagctATGGAAGCTGCCGAGAATCGTCCAGAGCAGAGCGGAGTATTCATTAAGATGAATTCTTCTCCTGTGAATGCTTCAACAGCACCTTCCGCCTCCAAACCTCACGGTCACAGCCATGGCTCAATCGCGCCCCCAGTCTCCAACTCCAATCCTTCGGCCGCGGCCCCAAAGTCAGAAGCCACTTTCTTGCAGCGAATGCTCGCATACATGCCTCTCCCTCACCGCTCCTTTTTGATCCACCTTTCAACCCATCCTACTCCTCTTCGGCCTCTCGTGCTGCACTTCGCGGCTTCTCACCCTACACTGGTACAAGCCTATGATGGGGCGCTAGAATCTCTTCGTCGTTTCAGAGAAAGACACATGCGGGTAGTAAGCAAGTTCATTGTGCAGCAAGCGCGGAGGAAACCCGGGGAGAGGATTAGGAGGTTGACCGgcatggagatggaggatgatgaagacgagagtaCAATGGCGAATGCGGGAGAGTTGAGAGGTACAGGTGGAACGGCGTTATTTAAGTTCCTGAAACGGTGTAGGGATAACACTACAAAAGCCATGTTGCAACCTACTGGAGCTGGTTACGAATTGAaatga
- a CDS encoding signal peptidase I, putative has translation MGITTHCVPLAMSFRTAFARLRPPPLLPTTIRTLQILATLHLVSTTLAELRICTGFSMLPTLSQHGDCVLVSPLPYWSPLSEKHKSAGPKRGDVVVATSPMHPGQTVCKRVLGIEGDLIEIEPRRGGQRKWIDAGGNGYMVDIPDSQAEMDNVLLPRRNGEGQWVKVPKGHVWLVGDNLSNSTDSRKYGPVPIAMVKGKVIARVYPNPTWITNVARDIQVEA, from the exons ATGGGAATTACTACTCACTGTGTTCCCCTCGCCATGTCCTTCCGCACAGCGTTCGCCCGTCTCAGGCCGCCTCCGCTCCTCCCAACAACAATCCGCACGCTCCAGATACTCGCCACTCTCCACCTCGTCTCCACCACTCTCGCAGAACTCCGCATCTGCACAGGTTTCTCCATGCTCCCCACCCTCTCACAGCATGGCGACTGTGTCCTTGTATCACCGCTCCCCTACTGGTCACCCTTATCTGAGAAGCATAAGTCTGCAGGGCCAAAAAGAGGTGATGTTGTCGTCGCTACTTCTCCGATGCACCCTGGTCAAACTGTCTGCAAACGTGTTCTGGGTATTGAGGGCGATTTAATAGAGATCGAGCCAAGAAGAGGCGGCCAAAGAAAATGGATTGACGCCGGGGGAAATGGGTACATGGTGGATATACCGGATTCCCAAGCAGAAATGGACAATGTTTTGTTACCCAGGCGGAATGGCGAAGGGCAATGGGTCAAAGTACCTAAAGGCCATGTTTGGCTGGTTGGCGACAACCTCAGCAACTCTACCGACTCCAGGAAGTATGGGCCAGTACCAATAGCTATGGTCAAGGGTAAAGTAATTGCCCGA GTTTACCCCAATCCTACATGGATCACAAATGTTGCTCGAGATATACAAGTGGAGGCTTGA
- a CDS encoding tetrahydrofolylpolyglutamate synthase, putative, whose translation MLPTLRLFRMASTRTYAEAVSLLNTCQSNAATIEAFRKSGGRLTEYAVAEMHDYLRRIGYKPEDLNALNVVHITGTKGKGSTSAFTERILRAHMPGKKVGLYTSPHLCAVRERIRINGEPISETEFAKYFFEVWDRLEADSKPLTPQTPKFPVYFRLLTLLAFHAFLSQGVSATVLEVGIGGLYDSTNIVPKPVVTGITSLGLDHTAVLGNTIEEIARNKAGIYKKGVPALSVVQEKGGDVLKEVAEMNEAPFEIVPTIPPTPLGLPGSHQLINASLAVSLSSHFLSSQGYKFSLATPPAVVPPSFVQPLASARWPGRCQLVKKGEITWLLDGAHTVESLRSCGEWAWDAEKEDRMPQVLIFNCSGGRAAESLLGELLESGARTRKTSRDEIASKFDSVIFCTNVTYIDGHFKSDLDAKAIDPNDLSQLATQNALRDAWLRLNPSFAADRVHAVASIQHAIRIVENLGEKTVLVAGSLHLVGGVMEVAGLQNALSME comes from the exons ATGCTCCCGACCTTAAGACTGTTCAGGATGGCCAGCACAAGAACATATGCT GAGGCAGTTTCTCTCCTCAATACCTGCCAATCCAATGCTGCGAC CATCGAGGCATTCAGAAAGTCAGGCGGACGCTTAACTGAGTATGCTGTCGCCGAGATGCATGATTACCTCCGACGTATCGGTTACAAG CCAGAAGATCTAAATGCGCTTAACGTCGTGCATATCACTGGCACCAAGGGCAAAGGCTCCACCTCTGCCTTCACTGAACGAATCCTTCGTGCCCATATGCCAGGCAAGAAGGTCGGGCTCTACACTTCCCCTCATCTATGTGCGGTGAGGGAAAGAATCAGAATCAACGGGGAACCTATCTCGGAGACCGAATTTGCAAAGTACTTCTTTGAAGTATGGGACCGGCTCGAGGCGGATTCAAAA CCATTGACACCTCAAACGCCTAAATTCCCCGTCTACTTCCGCTTGCTCACACTTCTTGCATTCCATgccttcctttctcaagGAGTATCGGCTACAGTATTAGAGGTAGGTATTGGCGGTCTTTACGATTCGACGAATATCGTCCCCAAGCCTGTCGTGACTGGAATCACGTCTTTGGGTCTTGATCACACCGCTGTCTTGGGCAACACGATCGAAGAAATTGCTCGGAACAAGGCCGGTATTTATAAGAAAGGTGTACCTGCTTTGAGTGTCGTACAAGAGAAAGGGGGAGATGTTTTGAAGGAAGTGGCTGAAATGAACGAG GCTCCTTTTGAGATTGTTCCAACCATTCCTCCGACTCCCTTGGGTCTGCCAGGAAGTCACCAGCTCATTAACGCCTCTCTCGCCGTTTCATTGTCTTCTCATTTCCTCTCTTCACAAGGGTATAAATTTTCTCTTGCCACACCCCCAGCCGTCGTCCCTCCATCATTCGTCCAGCCTCTCGCCTCTGCTCGCTGGCCTGGACGATGTCAGCTTGTCAAAAAAGGTGAAATTACTTGGTTGCTTGATGGTGCCCATACCGTCGAATCATTGAGATCTTGTGGCGAGTGGGCGTGGGACGCGGAAAAAGAGGATAGAATGCCCCAGGTGTTGATTTTCAACTGCAGTGGTGGCAGAGCTGCTGAGAGCTTGTTGGGAGAACTTCTGGAGTCGGGTGCTAGAACAAGGAAGACTAGCCGGGATGAAATTGCGAGCAAATTTGATTCTGTGATTTTCTGCACAAATGTTACTTATATTGATGGTCACTTCAAATCCG ATCTTGACGCCAAGGCTATCGATCCTAATGATCTTTCCCAGCTTGCCACTCAGAACGCTCTGCGTGATGCTTGGCTTCGCCTCAATCCGTCATTTGCTGCCGACAGAGTCCACGCTGTCGCGTCTATTCAGCACGCTATTAGAATTGTTGAAAAtcttggagagaagacgGTTCTGGTTGCTGGTAGTTTGCATCTGGTTGGAGGTGTTATGGAAGTTGCCGGGCTGCAGAATGCGCTAAGTATGGAATAA
- a CDS encoding phosphoinositide phospholipase C, putative, with protein sequence MDNDSSVVPSQLQVGVPMLKISSKKIKQVIFKIRNGCILWSSKKDSRVPIGDIRDLRLGQPPSDSYNSNRWITVVYVRSQQWKVLHMIALTDEIYFLWVKTLKQLVSITLDRQVTDITPSDPDMLWIRQLWPLGTKAINREKAEALCAQIGLQIKADVGDLKEGMLDITVFHDLIKASQTRPDINQVYRDLTLSGLLDKGRVVSFLTHIQRIPSSSVENVFNRYKSGDLWTIDSLTSFLSSSDNTPNQPQDMTHPLQHYFISSSHNTYLVGEQWKGESTVEGYIRVLLAGCRCVEMDVQSGDVEPVVYHRKTLTSSVPVRDICRAIKQYGFVTSPYPIIISTEIHCASEQQNRLAIILKEVFGDMLVSAPLVEEFSELPSPEDLKGKILFKAKPPKPELNSPKLEANLFYQESPSSTDSDTSFVRLARRLSIQSKTERPDIFSPQLSELLVYTHGVKYQGFSKLNEYLPSHQFSVSERTAAKILKENKVDWIKHNFKHISRVYPRGTRLGSTNFNPVDSWSAGCQIVALNWQTLDESILLNHAMFHDSNGYILKPLSLREKVVEVPEKYLLTVRIISGQRTPLCADLYVEAILNGKISKRTRALSQVTLNPLWDETLTFEITSTPSLLMLNFLHLEVRNKALQAQWMRPVSLAPRGYHHLPLYDSLLSRFVFATLFVKITVEKLQDVVENEKSNLI encoded by the exons ATGGATAATGATTCGTCTGTCGTGCCTTCGCAACTGCAAGTGGGCGTACCCATGCTCAAAATATCGTCGAAAAAGATCAAGCAAGTAATTTTTAAAATCAGAAATGGATGCATATTATGGTCGAGCAAGAAAGATAGTCGTG TTCCAATCGGGGACATCAGAGATTTACGTCTAGGGCAACCACCCTCCGACTCATATAACAGCAACAGATGGATAACTGTGGTGTATGTTCGATCTCAACAATGGAAAGTCTTACATATGATTGCCCTTACCGACGAGATATATTTCCTTTGGGTCAAGACGTTGAAGCAACTGGTATCTATCACTTTGGATCGCCAGGTTACCGACATCACGCCGTCTGACCCAGATATGCTCTGGATTAGACAGTTATGGCCTCTAGGTACCAAAGCTATTAATCGTGAAAAAGCCGAGGCCCTATGCGCTCAGATCGGATTGCAAATTAAAGCCGATGTAGGTGATCTTAAAGAG GGCATGCTAGACATCACAGTCTTTCATGACCTTATTAAAGCTAGCCAGACTCGACCTGACATCAATCAGGTTTATCGCGACCTCACTCTGAGCGGTCTTCTCGATAAGGGACGCGTTGTCTCTTTTCTTACACATATACAGCGtattccatcttcctctgtcgAGAATGTGTTCAACAGATATAAGTCTGGAGACTTGTGGACCATAGACTCTCTGACTTCCTTCTTATCCTCGTCTGACAACACTCCTAATCAACCCCAGGATATGacacatcctcttcaacattATTTCATTTCGAGTTCCCACAATACGTATCTTGTGGGAGAGCAATGGAAAGGTGAGAGCACCGTGGAGGGTTACATCCGTGTGTTGTTAGCAGGTTGTCGATGTGTAGAGA TGGATGTGCAATCTGGTGATGTTGAACCTGTCGTGTACCATCGCAAAACTTTGACATCAAGTGTCCCAGTCCGAGACATCTGCCGTGCCATTAAGCAGTACGGCTTTGTAACATCGCCTTATCCTATCATTATCTCCACTGAGATCCACTGCGCCTCAGAGCAGCAAAACCGATTGGCAATCATATTAAAGGAAGTTTTTGGTGATATGCTGGTTTCCGCTCCTCTGGTCGAGGAATTTTCGGAGTTACCTAGTCCTGAAGACCTGAAGGGCAAAATCCTTTTCAAG GCTAAACCTCCCAAACCCGAACTGAATTCACCAAAACTCGAAGCCAACCTTTTCTATCAAGAATCACCGTCTTCTACTGATTCCGATACTAGCTTCGTTCGTCTTGCTCGCCGCCTTTCAATACAATCCAAAACTGAACGTCCGGATATCTTCTCCCCCCAGCTCTCAGAACTTCTCGTCTATACCCATGGTGTAAAGTACCAAGGCTTTTCTAAGCTCAACGAATATCTACCTAGTCACCAGTTTTCAGTCTCTGAGCGAACAGCTGCCAAGATCTTGAAAGAAAACAAGGTAGACTGGATAAAGCACAATTTCAAACATATCTCAAGGGTTTATCCACGGGGTACCAGACTTGGTTCGACAAATTTTAATCCTGTCGATTCTTGGTCTGCAGGCTGTCAAATTGTGGCCTTAAATTGGCAAACCTTGGATGAATCAATATTGCTGAATCACGCCATGTTTCACGACAGTAATGGGTACATCCTTAAACCGCTTTCTCTACGTGAGAAGGTCGTTGAGGTGCCTGAAAAATACCTTCTTACGGTACGAATCATCTCTGGGCAACGCACACCACTTTGTGCCGATCTTTATGTCGAAGCAATCCTTAACGGGAAAATCTCAAAGCGCACTCGCGCACTTAGTCAAGTCACTCTCAACCCTTTATGGGATGAAACTTTGACATTTGAAATCACCAGCACACCAAGTTTATTGATGCTCAACTTTCTGCATTTAGAAGTCAGAAATAAAGCTTTGCAAGCGCAGTGGATGAGGCCAGTCAGTCTAGCACCCCGAGGCTATCACCACTTGCCATTGTACGATAGCCTTTTGTCACGATTCGTCTTCGCGACCTTATTTGTGAAAATAACGGTAGAGAAATTGCAAGATGTAGTCGAAAACGAGAAATCAAATTTGATTTAA